AAAACGCAGAAAGGCCTGTCCGGCGGTCGAGAACTGGATCTCGACTGCCGATCCCGCGGAGCATTGCGTTATCCCGGTCCAGCTTCCCGTCGTGATCCAGTCGCCTTTCTTCAACCCTTCGGTCCGGCTCGCTCCCTCGTTGGCAAGCCACGGTAGCAGCCGCATCAGGTCGCCTGCCGTGTTCGAACCCGTCCGCTCCACGCGCACCGAGCCATCGACCGCCAGCGTTACCGACTCTTTGGTGAAGTCGATGCTCAGCCAGTTCGGAACTGCCTCACCGTAAACGAAGCCGCCATGCAACGACATATCAGCGACGTTCGTCAGCTTTGTGGCCTTCGAGGGATCGATTAGCGCCGTCTCTAGTATCTCAATCGCCGGGTGCATACTCGCAATCGCCGCAACAACCTCTTCGCGTGAGTAGGGTGTCTCGCGTGGCGGCAGATCGGCGCCAAGGTGGAACGCGATCTCTGCCTCCACTCCCCGGTACCGGTGCATCAGCCCGCGCAGTTCGCATCCGCTGCACGACATCCACGCCGCGGGCATCGGCGCAAACGATGGCGTCGCGTCGGGGGTGGGAGCTCCAACCTTCCAGCCTCCGATCGCCTCGTAGGCCCACGACATCCGGTCCTGGATGAAGTAAGCTTCTTCGAGTGTTGTCGGACGAACCTCCTTCGGGAGGTCTACAATCGGCCGGTTTGTCCTGCGAGCATCCAGCAACAAATCCGCCGCATTGATCAGGTCTTTTCTCCGCGCTCCGGTCATCATGCCAGACAGTTTGCACCAACCTGACGGTCTCTGTCTCGTGTATTTGCATGAAACGCGGTCATTTGCAGGAAAATTACCGCGATTCTGTTACCTTCGAAGGGCGTACTCCATCCAATAGAGAACAGGCCGCGCGGCGGCAACAAAGGAGGGAACTACATTCATGCTTCTCCGCAAGTCAGAAAGCCTTGAGTCAAAGGTCAGCTCCTCAGAGATCACTCCGCAACACGCATTTGAGCAGTTCAATCAGGATCGCCGCCGGCTGCTCACGGGCGCTGCCGTTGTCGGGGTCGGGGCAATCGCCGCCACTCGGATCCCCGGAGTCTTGATGCCTTCCACGACCGTCCACGCGGGCGAGCAGCTTCAGGCCGTCCCAAGCAAGTACACCACGTCCGAGACCCAGACCCCCTTTGCTAAGGCCACGAACTACAACAACTTCTACGAGTTTGGCGTCGACAAGGGGGATCCGGCGAAGCACGCCCACACCCTCCAGACCCGCCCTTGGACGGTCCAGGTCACTGGCATGGTCAAAAAGCCCCTCACCCTCGACGTCGACGGCATCCTCAAATATCGCCCCATCGAGAGCCGCGTCTACCGTCACCGCTGTGTCGAGGCCTGGTCCATGGTCATCCCCTGGGACGGATACTCGCTCTCCGATTTCATCAACTTCTGCGAGCCGCTGCCCAGCGCCAAGTATGTTCAGTTCGTCTCCAATGTTAACCGCAAGCAGATGCCCGACCTTCCAGGCGGCTACGACTGGCCTTACACCGAGGGGCTTCGCCTTGACGAGGCCATGAACCCGCTCGCGCTTCTGACCTTTGGCTGCTACGGACAGACGCTGCCCAACCAGAACGGCGCGCCCATCCGAGTTGTTATGCCATGGAAGTACGGCTTCAAGAACGCCAAGTCCATCGTCCGGGTTCACTTCACCGACAAGCAGCCGAAGACCACGTGGAACCAGATCAACGCCGATGAGTATGGCTTCTACTCCAACGTTAATCCGAAGGTCGATCATCCCCGCTGGAGCCAGGCCCACGAGCGCCGCATCGACAGCTCCGCCTTCCCCCGCACCGTCCCAACGCTGATGTTCAACGGGTACGGCGATCAGGTCGCCAGCCTCTACAACGGTATGGATCTCAAGAGATACTACTGACGTCTTCCGCGAAGCAACGCTCAACGATCCATCAGGTGACACGACCAGTCAAGACCATGTCTCGATCTACCATCATTGCCCTCAAATTTCTAACGCACGTCCTCTGCCTGCTGCCTTTCGTCTGGCTGCTGCACTTCTATACCTCCGGGGCCCTTGCGCTCAATCCCGACCCCGTCAACTACATCACGCACTTTACCGGCGACTGGGCCGTCTACACCCTGCTTGCCTGCCTCATCATCACGCCTCTGCGCCGTCTCTCGCCAAAGATAGCCTGGTTCATTCGGTTTCGCAGGCTCATCGGCCTCTATGCCTTCTTTTACGCGTCGCTGCATCTTGCGACCTACATCTTTCTGTTCTCCGGCTACGATCTTCCCACTGTGCTGACTGGTATCCGCGCCGGTCATCCCGGAATCGCTGTCGAGGAGTGGAAGCAGATCTGGCCCACAATTCTGGGCGACGTCCTCAAGAGGCGCTTCATTCAGGTCGGATTCGTTGCCTGGCTCATCCTGCTGGCGCTCGCCGTCACCTCGCCAGCCTTCATCATGCGAGCCATGGGAGGCAAGAACTGGCAACGCCTCCACCGTCTCATCTACGTCGCTGGCGCCGCCGCGATGATCCACTATTGGTGGCTCGTCAAGACCGGCGTCCGCACTCCCTGGAAGGACACCGCCGTCCTCACCGTGCTTCTGGTGGCACGAGCGCTCTATAGCGCATACAAACGTCTCCGCAGGCCCGTCCCAGCTCTCCAGCCAACAAGAAATTAGCGATCCGATCGCAAACCACAACTTCCCATCGCAAAAGTCTGTCTAATATGGACAGGACTTTATGCGCGTCTCTGCCATCCTCCTTCTGGCCGCAGCCCTCACTCCGCTTTACGCGCAGGATGATGGACCCATGCAGCCTGCGGCAAAGTCGTCCTCTCACGCGAAGGCAGCAAGATCACATCACCCCACAACGCCAATAGAGTCTAAGTTCGCCCATCTCACGGAGCGCGAGCGCGCGGTTCAGCTTCTCAACCGCTTCACCTTCGGCCCTCGTCCCGGTGAGGTCGAGCGTGTTCTCGCGCAGGGTACGGGCAACTGGTTCGAGCAGCAACTCAGCCCCGGAGCAATCAACGACGACGCCCTCAACCGCCGCCTCAACGACTACCCCACCCTCAACATGACTCCCGAACAGGCGCTTACGGTCTTTCCTGATCGCGGCACCCTCCAGGCCGTAGCGGACGGCAAGCGCGCCTATCCCACGGACCCCAACCTTGCTGCGGTCTACGAGGTGCAGATCTTCAAGCTGAAGAAAGATATTGAAAGCAAAAAGATCAACGCGGACGGCACTCCAGCCATCACCCAGCTGACCGAAGCTGAAGTTGCCGAACAGAAGAAACTAGACCAGACCGCTGCCTCCCACATCGCCGGCGATCTTTTCAGCCTGCCGAAGAATCAGCGCATGGCCGCGCTCATCAAGCTTCCCGTCGAAGACCGCGTCGCCTTCACGTCGTATGTCAGCGGCGACCAGCGCAATCTTCTGCTCTCCGAGTTCAACCCGCGTGAGCGCGAAGCCTTCTACGCGATGTCGTCCGGCGTCGGAACCTCGTACCAGATCATCAACGAGCTCTCGCAGGCCAGGTTTCTCCGATCCATCCTCTCCGAGCGCCAGCTTCAGGAGGTCATGACCGACTTCTGGTTCAATCACTTCAACATCTACATCGGCAAAGACTCCGACCAGTGGTATACCACCAGCTACGAGCGCGACGTTATCCGTAAACACGCCCTCGGCAAGTTTCGCGATCTGCTGCTTGCCACCGCCACAAGCCCGGCGATGATGGTCTACCTCGACAACTGGCTCTCCATCGGCCCCGACTCGCTCGCCAACGGCGTCAACACGGCCAATCCGAACTCCAAAAAGGGCAACCGAGGCCTCAACGAAAACTACGGCAGAGAAGTGATGGAACTGCACACCGTCGGCGTCAACGGCGGCTACACACAGGCCGACGTCACCGCGCTCTCCGCCATCCTCACTGGCTGGACCGTCGATCGCCCCAATCTTGCCGGCGCGTTCCAATACGACGCCAAACGCCACGAGCCCGGTCTGAAGCAATGGTTCGGTCACACCATCGGGGTCGCCACCACTGCGGGTGCCCCAGGTTCGGCATTCTCATCGCCTAACGCAGGTATGGACGAAGGCGTCGAAGCCCTCACCATCCTTGCGGCCAGCCCAAAGACCGCGCACTTCATCAGCTACAAACTCGTCCAGCGCTTCGTGGCCGACGATCCGCCGCCCGCCCTCGTCGATCGCATGGCCACGACCTACATGTCTACCGATGGCGAGATTAAAGCTATCCTCCGCACTCTCGTTCAGTCGCCCGAGTTCAACTCGAAAAAGTACTTCCGCAACAAAGTCAAAACCCCCATGGAGTTCCTCGCCTCGGCCTTCCGCACAACGGCGACTGATCCCACCAACCCCGGCGCGCTAGTCAACACCATCAAGACCATGGGCATGCCGCTGTATTTCGCGCTCCCGCCCACCGGCTACTACATCACGGCCGACCACTGGATGAACTCCACTGCGCTCGTCGATCGCCTCAACTTCGCCTACGCGCTTACGGGAAACAAGTTCGCGAATCAGAAGTTTGACTCCGCCCACGTCCTCGCCATCGGACTGATGAGCCAACCCACCGTGATGCCCGCCACAACAACGCCCGCGGCGTCTCGCTACGCCGAGACCCGACTGACCACCGATTCCACCTCAGCCGTGCCCGTCACGAACTCTTCCGGTCAGGACTTCGCCTTGCGCATCCTCGAGGCCTCGCTCGTTGGCGGCGACGTCTCGCCAAAGACCAACGATCTCATCCACGCACAGATCACGCAGCTCACCACACCGACCGCTCCACCCACCGACATCCTCAATCTGATCACAGCTCTCGTCATGGGCAGCCCCGAATTCCAGCTCCGCTAGCGCATTGAATCCGCGCCCATCTGCGAAGCACCCCCCTCGGCCTTCTACACCCCAGCTGCTCTGTTCAAACGTATATGCTGCGGCCAGGGCAGCACCGCGTTCGCTGCATCGTCATCCTTGAACCGCTCGTGCTGCGGCTCCCGCGGCGGCTTCAGAACCTGCCGCCGCGAGAGACACCTTCTGGGCGTCCACCATGTCCTGCCCCTTCTTCGAACTATGCCTTCAACTGCACATGCGTCGCCTTCATCTGCGCCCGCACCACAAGCTCAGCCGCCAGCAGACACTGCGTCTGGTCCTGAGCCGTATGCGTGCGGTTCACGATGTCCGAGACGAACTGCGGACCGAAGGGAAGCGTCACGTTATTGCAGTCGATATACCGCGCCTGGTTCTTGTCTACGATGAACAGATTGTTCCCCTGCTTCGACCGCGCGACATCGGTGTACTTGCGGACCTCGATATAGCCCTCGGTCCCCAGGATGAACAGCCTCCCATCGCCCCATGTTCCGAGGCCGTCAGGAGTGAACCAGTCCAGCCGCACATAGCCAAAGCCCCTGTCGCCCCTTAGCATCATGTCGCCAAAGTCCTGGAACTTTGGCCGCTGCGGGTGCGCGACATTCGCCACCTGCGAGGCCACGACCTCGGCCTCCTTCGAGCCCGTGTAGAAGAGGAACTGGTCTACCTGGTGCGATCCGATATCGCAGAGAATCCCGCCATACTTCACCGGCTCCCAGAACCAATCCGGCCTGCCTCCCGCGCCACCCGCATACGGGTCCACACCATGCTGCACGATCTGGTGCGGTGCGATGTTAATTGTCTGGATCACTCTTCCGATCGCGCCTGCCTGAACCAGCTCGCCCGCCTTCACCGCGGCCTTCACCTCCAGCCGCTCGCTGTAGAGAATCGCGTAAATCCGCTTCGTCTCCGCAATCGTCTTGCGAATCTCGTCGATCTGCTCAAGCGTCGTCGCGCCTGGTTTGTCGCTCAGGTAGTCCTTGCCGCGCTTCATCACCTTGATTCCCAGCGGAGCCCGCTCATTCGGGACTGTCGAGCTCAGTACCAGCTGAATCGAAGGATCGTCCAGAATCTCTTCCTCCGACTTCACCATCTTTGCGTCCGGAAATCTCTTTGCAAATGCGGCCACCTTGTCCGGCTCCGCTCCGTACGCCGCGACCAACACTCCGCCGCCGCGCTGCACCGCGCCCACCATTCCATAGATGTGGTCATGGCTCATCCCGCAAACGGCAAACTTGATCGAGTACTTCGGCTTCGCGTCCGCATCCTGCCCCGGCTCAGCCACTTCATGCACGATCCGTGAGGGATCGATGCTTGCAAACCCCGGCATCCCTGCCATCAACCCCGCCGAACCCACGCCACGCAAAAAGTTCCGCCGTCCAAACGTCTCAAAAGCCATGCTCTCTCCTTGCAGCCAATTTCTCTGCACTCCGAACTATATCAACTTGCAGTGACTTTTGGGTTTCGTTAACAGTTACAAGCGCCGGTTGACTCGCCTCAGGATCTACGGATACAGCCGATGCTTGATCCACACGGTCCCGCTGCGCTCAAACAGAATCCGGTCATGAAGCCGGTCCTTCCCATCGATCCAGAACTCCACGCGCTCGGGCTTGAGCACGTAGCCTTTCCACCACTCCGGACGCTGAATCTCGCCGGGAGTCCTGACCTCCAGGTCCCGCACCATCGCCACTAAGGTCTCTGGGCTCCCCAGAACCCGGCTCTGTTTGGAGACCGCTGCGCCAAGCTGGCTCTGCCGTGATCGGCTATGGAAGTAGGCGTCCGTCTCCGAGGGGGGCAGCTCCGTCACAGAACCCTCAACCCTCACCTGTCGCCGCAACGTCTTCCAATGGAAGCACATAGCCGCCCGCGGGTTTTCGGCGAGCTCAATGCCTTTACGGCTCTGGGCATTGGTGAAGAAGCTAAACCCCCGGTCATCAACACCCTTCACCAGCACCATGCGCACGCTGGGAGCGCCGTCACGGCTCGCCGTAGCCAGTGCCGCGGCATTAGGATCATTGATCTCCTGCTTCCGTGCCTCTTTAAGCCAATCGCGAAACACTGCAATCGGTTCTGCTGCCGCTTCAACCGCCTTCACGTTCATGCGACAAGTCTACTGAGTTCAGATCTTCCTTGCCGTCCCACCCGCGACCAGTTCGCCGTCGGTCTTGGGGAGATTCCAGGTAACACAGAGCTCAATTTCTGATCGACCAGGCTCTCGAAGAAGGTAACTATAGTAACCGTGTATTTCTTGCACCTTTTCTTCACCCCGTTCTACAGGAAGGCAGACTACTGCATTGCGAAAACCTGCAAATTCCGCGATACTTAGTTGTTGGGTTCTTACAACGGTCTCCTGTCCATTCGGGTGCGGACGTCCGTGTCATGTCACCCCGAAAATCTAAAATCGTTTTTGAGAGGCATTCCAAGTGTTGATGATTCGTTTGGCGCGCGTTGGAGCGCGCAAGCAGCCCCACTACCGTATCGTCGTAATTGAGAAGGATCGCGCACGCAATGGCCGTTCCGTCGAGGTCGTGGGAACCTACAACCCGCGCACGAACCCGGCTTCCGTTGAGTTGAAGCGCGACCGGATCGACTATTGGACCAGCAAAGGGGCTCAGCTGTCAGAGCGCGTTGGCAAATTGCTCACCAAGGCTCCCGCAGTCGAGACTGCACCTGCCGCCTAGTCACTGCTTTGCGTATCTTTGGGAACGCCATCAGGTTCCCAAAGATATACTGACGCGACGTATTCCAGCTATCGCTTCCTGCAAACTGCTCACGTAAACTTCGCATATTGCGCCATCGGGAATTAGACTCGGTGTCGCATAGGTAAAGCTATGCGGGTTTGGGCCCCTGCTTTATCCGAACCGTTGCTAAGCTCGTTTCAGCACACTCCTGAAAGATCTCGCTCTAGACGAGGCCTAAGGTTGAGCGTGAGCCGGCATCGTGACTCCCAGGAGGTATGTGTGATGGTACAGGCCACGCAAGCAGCGACCGGGAACGACTACGTGAAGAGCATGATGGACCTCGTAACCGAGATCGCCTGTGCCTTGGTAGACAATCCAGAGAGCGTCTCAGTTGAAGCGATCGATGAGAATGAAGGTACAGTTCTGCGCCTTCATGTTGCACAGAGCGATGTGGGCAAAGTAATTGGAAAGCAGGGAAGAACTGCCCGATCGTTGCGGACCATTCTCGCCGCAGCCAGCATGAAGATGAAGCACCGCTTCGCGCTGGATATCGTCGAAGAGAACCAACCTCCCTCGCAGCCATGATCTCGCGGCCGGGACCTAGCTGAATTTCCATGCTGAATGACCTCCCTTCATGGATCGTTCTGGCGCACCTTCTACGGCCGCAGGGCCGCAAAGGGGAGCTCCTGGCCGATCTGCTAACAGACTTTCCCGAGCGCTTCAGCCAGAGGGCCAGTGTCTTTCTCGCGCCGCAGGGGTTCAAAGGCTCCCGAAGCGAGGCGCGGGAGGTTGAGGTGATATCGTCATGGCTTCCGGTGGGCAGGAACCAGGGACGGGTTGTGCTGCACTTCGCAGGGATCGATTCCATCACGGACGCTGAGTCCGTGGCGGGACTCGATGTCATCGTGCCATTGGAAGAGCGGCTTCCCCTGGACGAGGAATCGGTCTATATCAGCGATCTTGTTGGGTGCGTTGTCTACAACGGCTCTTCGCCTGTAGGGCTCATCGAGGAGGTGCAGTTCCCAGCCACTCCGGATGGCAGCCGACGCCTTGATGAAGCGGCGCCCTTGCTCGTGGTGAGGGCCGAGAAAGGCGACGAGGTTCTGATTCCCTTCGCAAAGGCGTTTCTCAGGAATGTCGATACGAAGGCGAAGCGCATTGAGATGATGCTTCCCGCCGGCCTGCTAGAGGTCAATCGTCCAGCGGAGGAGTCGTAGTTCCTAGAACCGGTACGAGATGCCTGTCGAGAGGATGGGATAGACCGGGAATACCTTCAGCTTGTTGTTCAACTTCTGGATCTCCTGCTTCAGGCTCGCCTGTGCTTCAGGATTCTGAGAGAACGCAAAGCAACCCTGGCTCGTGCACGCGGTCCCGTCGAGGATGACGTTGATCTGCGCGGCGCCGGTGTAGGCGGCTCCGATCTCGATCGGAACGGAGAAGTGCCGGCCGCTCCGGGGAATGAGGTTGCCGAAGCCAATCGTCAGCATCGGTGCATACTTCTTCGGGAAGTCTGACCGCGCCGTTCCGTTCATCGGATCGTCTACGCTGTTGATGAAACCCTGCGACCCAAGCTCAAAATAGTGCCCGGCCGGAACGCTTGAGATGGCCGAAAGGCTGTTCCCGCCATAGAGAACACCCGGGCTTATATGGAACGATCTCCCGGTTGGAAACCAGTCGAGGTTCAGTTGCCCGGAGCGAAGATGGAGCCGCGAATCATAGTTGACGTGATCAATGCTGAATCCGAAGCCGACGTTGAGGAAATTGGCGCCGGCGCGCAGATTGAACACGCGCAAGAGGGGAGTCGCGATGTCGATTCCCGGGCCACGCGTGTCCGATCGAACCCCGAGGGCGTAAGTCCTAAAGGGCCTGATCTTGAAAGTCTTCTTCGTCGGCGCGATCGCAGACCGGATGTACGATCCTTCGCGCATCGCTCCTTCGGCACCATCGAGGCTGGAAGAGGAAGCAACGCTTGTCGTATTTGCCTCGTTCGCGGCCAGGGCGAGGTTCTGCTGGGCCCGGGCCCAATTGGGCAAGCAGAGCGCGGGGAGTAACATTACCTGTGCAAGAACGAGTTTTTTCGACAGCATGATGGGTTCCTTCGCTCGTCCGGCAAACCGCCGGGCCTCAGTTTGTCGAGCTAACCTGAGGCCCGTGAATCAGATAAAAACGATGCGTTTCGATATCATTACGATTTTTCCGGATTTCTTCCATAGCACTTTCGAGTATGGTGTCCTGAGCCGCGCTCGCGCCGCGGGGTTGGTTGAGATTGCGACTCACGACCTCCGCAGCTTCACTTCGGACCGGCACCGGACCGTCGATGACCGCCCGTTTGGCGGTGGCGAGGGCATGGTGCTCAAGGCGCAGCCGATCTATGACGCGGTCGCTGCGTTGAACGTCACTCCGAAGGCGGAACGGGTGCCCGCGCGCGAGACAGTGATTCTCCTGTCGGCGCAGGG
The Edaphobacter bradus genome window above contains:
- a CDS encoding 2-keto-4-pentenoate hydratase — translated: MMTGARRKDLINAADLLLDARRTNRPIVDLPKEVRPTTLEEAYFIQDRMSWAYEAIGGWKVGAPTPDATPSFAPMPAAWMSCSGCELRGLMHRYRGVEAEIAFHLGADLPPRETPYSREEVVAAIASMHPAIEILETALIDPSKATKLTNVADMSLHGGFVYGEAVPNWLSIDFTKESVTLAVDGSVRVERTGSNTAGDLMRLLPWLANEGASRTEGLKKGDWITTGSWTGITQCSAGSAVEIQFSTAGQAFLRFAQIPLP
- the msrP gene encoding protein-methionine-sulfoxide reductase catalytic subunit MsrP encodes the protein MLLRKSESLESKVSSSEITPQHAFEQFNQDRRRLLTGAAVVGVGAIAATRIPGVLMPSTTVHAGEQLQAVPSKYTTSETQTPFAKATNYNNFYEFGVDKGDPAKHAHTLQTRPWTVQVTGMVKKPLTLDVDGILKYRPIESRVYRHRCVEAWSMVIPWDGYSLSDFINFCEPLPSAKYVQFVSNVNRKQMPDLPGGYDWPYTEGLRLDEAMNPLALLTFGCYGQTLPNQNGAPIRVVMPWKYGFKNAKSIVRVHFTDKQPKTTWNQINADEYGFYSNVNPKVDHPRWSQAHERRIDSSAFPRTVPTLMFNGYGDQVASLYNGMDLKRYY
- a CDS encoding protein-methionine-sulfoxide reductase heme-binding subunit MsrQ produces the protein MSRSTIIALKFLTHVLCLLPFVWLLHFYTSGALALNPDPVNYITHFTGDWAVYTLLACLIITPLRRLSPKIAWFIRFRRLIGLYAFFYASLHLATYIFLFSGYDLPTVLTGIRAGHPGIAVEEWKQIWPTILGDVLKRRFIQVGFVAWLILLALAVTSPAFIMRAMGGKNWQRLHRLIYVAGAAAMIHYWWLVKTGVRTPWKDTAVLTVLLVARALYSAYKRLRRPVPALQPTRN
- a CDS encoding DUF1800 domain-containing protein encodes the protein MRVSAILLLAAALTPLYAQDDGPMQPAAKSSSHAKAARSHHPTTPIESKFAHLTERERAVQLLNRFTFGPRPGEVERVLAQGTGNWFEQQLSPGAINDDALNRRLNDYPTLNMTPEQALTVFPDRGTLQAVADGKRAYPTDPNLAAVYEVQIFKLKKDIESKKINADGTPAITQLTEAEVAEQKKLDQTAASHIAGDLFSLPKNQRMAALIKLPVEDRVAFTSYVSGDQRNLLLSEFNPREREAFYAMSSGVGTSYQIINELSQARFLRSILSERQLQEVMTDFWFNHFNIYIGKDSDQWYTTSYERDVIRKHALGKFRDLLLATATSPAMMVYLDNWLSIGPDSLANGVNTANPNSKKGNRGLNENYGREVMELHTVGVNGGYTQADVTALSAILTGWTVDRPNLAGAFQYDAKRHEPGLKQWFGHTIGVATTAGAPGSAFSSPNAGMDEGVEALTILAASPKTAHFISYKLVQRFVADDPPPALVDRMATTYMSTDGEIKAILRTLVQSPEFNSKKYFRNKVKTPMEFLASAFRTTATDPTNPGALVNTIKTMGMPLYFALPPTGYYITADHWMNSTALVDRLNFAYALTGNKFANQKFDSAHVLAIGLMSQPTVMPATTTPAASRYAETRLTTDSTSAVPVTNSSGQDFALRILEASLVGGDVSPKTNDLIHAQITQLTTPTAPPTDILNLITALVMGSPEFQLR
- a CDS encoding Gfo/Idh/MocA family protein, whose amino-acid sequence is MAFETFGRRNFLRGVGSAGLMAGMPGFASIDPSRIVHEVAEPGQDADAKPKYSIKFAVCGMSHDHIYGMVGAVQRGGGVLVAAYGAEPDKVAAFAKRFPDAKMVKSEEEILDDPSIQLVLSSTVPNERAPLGIKVMKRGKDYLSDKPGATTLEQIDEIRKTIAETKRIYAILYSERLEVKAAVKAGELVQAGAIGRVIQTINIAPHQIVQHGVDPYAGGAGGRPDWFWEPVKYGGILCDIGSHQVDQFLFYTGSKEAEVVASQVANVAHPQRPKFQDFGDMMLRGDRGFGYVRLDWFTPDGLGTWGDGRLFILGTEGYIEVRKYTDVARSKQGNNLFIVDKNQARYIDCNNVTLPFGPQFVSDIVNRTHTAQDQTQCLLAAELVVRAQMKATHVQLKA
- the pdxH gene encoding pyridoxamine 5'-phosphate oxidase — protein: MNVKAVEAAAEPIAVFRDWLKEARKQEINDPNAAALATASRDGAPSVRMVLVKGVDDRGFSFFTNAQSRKGIELAENPRAAMCFHWKTLRRQVRVEGSVTELPPSETDAYFHSRSRQSQLGAAVSKQSRVLGSPETLVAMVRDLEVRTPGEIQRPEWWKGYVLKPERVEFWIDGKDRLHDRILFERSGTVWIKHRLYP
- the rpsP gene encoding 30S ribosomal protein S16, which codes for MIRLARVGARKQPHYRIVVIEKDRARNGRSVEVVGTYNPRTNPASVELKRDRIDYWTSKGAQLSERVGKLLTKAPAVETAPAA
- a CDS encoding KH domain-containing protein — its product is MVQATQAATGNDYVKSMMDLVTEIACALVDNPESVSVEAIDENEGTVLRLHVAQSDVGKVIGKQGRTARSLRTILAAASMKMKHRFALDIVEENQPPSQP
- the rimM gene encoding ribosome maturation factor RimM (Essential for efficient processing of 16S rRNA); translation: MLNDLPSWIVLAHLLRPQGRKGELLADLLTDFPERFSQRASVFLAPQGFKGSRSEAREVEVISSWLPVGRNQGRVVLHFAGIDSITDAESVAGLDVIVPLEERLPLDEESVYISDLVGCVVYNGSSPVGLIEEVQFPATPDGSRRLDEAAPLLVVRAEKGDEVLIPFAKAFLRNVDTKAKRIEMMLPAGLLEVNRPAEES